The following coding sequences lie in one Tichowtungia aerotolerans genomic window:
- a CDS encoding PAS domain-containing sensor histidine kinase, with protein sequence MAIETEFAPAERAPGEEVERQYRMLAGLPFVREFLDAVPNMTIVLNGQRQIVFANNAFRTFAGVVDEVDDMVGARHGEVLDCSLLSFLGKRPGEAAGCIRSGLTDGGCGTTVFCRTCGAVRAILNSQGHHLPDVQECRMLCGEEGEPLDLRVWCHPVTVNDEVFTVFSVLDISDEKRRKVLERIFFHDVLNTAGGLKGLADLLIETGLSRTEMKDIASMLSESSQQLVEEIRAQQMLVAAEHGDLDVSVEEIHSLEIMCRIIRQFHSVGCAEGKELIVSADAEHFEFVSDPVLVRRVLINLTQNALEAIRPGGTVTLNCFTKEDRVCFSVHNSDVIPLEIQRQLFTRSFSTKGIGRGLGTYSIKLIAEKYLKGKVSFVSDEESGTLFTVCYPRRIEAFKKEKVLFEVTEDVCRNSLQ encoded by the coding sequence ATGGCGATTGAAACAGAATTTGCTCCGGCAGAACGCGCACCGGGGGAAGAAGTTGAGCGGCAGTACCGCATGCTGGCCGGGCTGCCGTTTGTTCGGGAGTTTCTCGATGCGGTGCCGAATATGACCATCGTGCTGAACGGGCAGCGTCAGATTGTGTTCGCCAACAATGCTTTCCGGACGTTTGCCGGGGTCGTGGATGAGGTGGACGATATGGTCGGGGCGCGTCATGGAGAGGTGCTCGACTGCTCGTTGCTGTCGTTTCTGGGAAAGCGGCCGGGCGAGGCGGCTGGATGCATTCGTTCCGGTCTTACAGATGGAGGTTGTGGCACGACGGTTTTCTGCAGGACCTGTGGTGCTGTCCGGGCGATTCTGAACAGTCAGGGGCATCATTTGCCGGATGTGCAGGAGTGCCGGATGCTTTGCGGGGAGGAAGGCGAGCCGCTCGATTTGCGGGTGTGGTGCCACCCGGTTACAGTTAATGATGAGGTGTTCACGGTGTTCTCCGTGCTGGATATCAGTGATGAGAAGCGCCGCAAGGTGTTGGAACGGATTTTTTTCCATGACGTTCTCAATACAGCCGGTGGTTTGAAGGGATTGGCGGATCTGCTGATCGAGACAGGTCTTTCCCGGACCGAAATGAAGGACATTGCCAGTATGCTTTCCGAGTCTTCACAGCAATTGGTGGAGGAGATACGTGCGCAGCAGATGCTGGTGGCCGCCGAGCACGGTGATCTGGATGTTTCTGTGGAGGAGATTCATTCGCTGGAGATTATGTGCCGGATCATTCGTCAGTTTCATTCGGTCGGCTGTGCAGAGGGCAAGGAACTGATTGTGTCTGCGGACGCAGAGCATTTTGAATTTGTCTCGGATCCGGTGCTGGTTCGACGGGTTTTGATTAATCTGACCCAGAATGCTCTGGAGGCGATCCGGCCTGGCGGAACTGTGACGCTGAACTGCTTTACGAAGGAGGATCGGGTTTGTTTCAGTGTGCACAACTCAGACGTAATTCCCTTGGAAATTCAGCGGCAGCTTTTTACCCGTTCATTTTCCACTAAAGGCATTGGTCGAGGGCTTGGAACTTACAGTATTAAGCTGATTGCTGAGAAATATCTGAAAGGGAAGGTGTCGTTTGTTTCCGACGAAGAGAGCGGCACGCTGTTTACAGTATGTTATCCGCGACGCATTGAAGCGTTCAAAAAGGAAAAGGTTCTGTTTGAGGTGACTGAAGATGTCTGTAGAAATTCTTTGCAGTGA
- a CDS encoding aminotransferase class IV — protein MRKFQTLENDEWLARLTAARSGLSDLLYAMYSSLTGGITTDPALMTIPADDHLAHRGDGVFESLKCINGSLYNVKAHLLRLERSCRGIDMELPCPHDELEQIICDTILAGNQNNCLVRVLVSRGTGNMGIDPAQCKGPELYVLAYRYTARIQDGKLKPARAAISSVPIKPPQLATIKTCNYLPNALMKLEANRRGVDFVISIDQNGNLGEGATENIGILTPDNELLMPPPVNILTGTTARRALDLAQQLVASGVLKCAEYRDISPNQAAQAREIFIFGTTTDVTSVIEWEGRPVNNGTPGPVAGKLLNLLTNDMTPQSDTLTEIFK, from the coding sequence ATGAGAAAGTTCCAAACCCTGGAAAATGACGAATGGCTTGCGCGGCTGACCGCCGCGCGCAGCGGCCTGTCGGACCTGCTCTACGCAATGTATTCAAGCCTGACCGGCGGAATCACAACCGACCCTGCGCTGATGACGATCCCTGCGGACGACCACCTGGCCCACCGCGGCGACGGCGTATTTGAGTCGCTCAAATGCATCAACGGAAGCCTTTATAACGTAAAGGCCCACCTGCTGCGACTGGAACGATCCTGCAGGGGAATCGACATGGAGCTGCCCTGCCCGCACGACGAGCTGGAACAGATTATCTGCGACACTATTCTGGCAGGAAACCAGAACAACTGTCTGGTTCGGGTGCTGGTTTCGCGCGGCACCGGTAACATGGGAATTGACCCCGCACAGTGCAAAGGACCGGAACTGTATGTGCTGGCCTACCGCTACACGGCACGAATTCAGGACGGGAAACTGAAACCGGCCCGCGCGGCGATCAGCAGCGTGCCGATCAAGCCGCCGCAGCTGGCGACCATTAAAACCTGCAACTATCTGCCGAATGCGCTGATGAAACTCGAAGCCAACCGCCGAGGGGTCGACTTTGTGATCTCCATTGACCAGAACGGAAATCTGGGTGAAGGCGCCACCGAAAATATCGGCATCTTAACACCGGACAACGAACTGCTGATGCCGCCGCCGGTCAACATCCTCACCGGCACCACCGCCCGGCGCGCCCTGGATCTGGCACAGCAGCTGGTTGCGAGTGGCGTGCTGAAATGCGCGGAGTACCGGGACATTTCCCCGAACCAAGCCGCTCAGGCCAGGGAAATTTTCATTTTCGGCACCACCACAGACGTCACCTCCGTGATTGAGTGGGAAGGCCGGCCAGTCAATAACGGAACGCCCGGCCCTGTTGCCGGCAAACTTCTGAATCTGCTGACTAATGACATGACCCCCCAAAGCGACACCCTGACGGAGATATTTAAATGA
- the budA gene encoding acetolactate decarboxylase: MNRILLPALAVLLLVTGCVTAPKNTLMQVSTIDALLAGAYDGQMTLDELKEHGDLGIGTFDALEGEMIVIDGKVYQARTDGAVYEMPDQATTPFADVVHFDADHTELLCGPLSAEDLQEKIDQLKPNRNLFLAFRIDGTFSSMKVRSVPKQEKPYPPLADVVKHQAVFEYKDIQGTVLGFRSPAFVKGIGVPGYHLHFISKDRTTGGHVLGLCLNDAILQADTCNDFFLTLTDRDEFGTLDLSKDRSHELEKVEK, encoded by the coding sequence ATGAACAGAATCCTGCTTCCCGCATTGGCCGTACTGCTGCTCGTTACCGGCTGCGTCACCGCACCGAAAAACACGCTGATGCAAGTCTCCACAATCGACGCCCTGCTGGCGGGTGCGTACGACGGCCAGATGACGCTTGACGAACTGAAAGAACACGGAGACCTGGGCATTGGAACGTTTGACGCACTGGAAGGCGAAATGATTGTAATCGACGGCAAGGTCTACCAGGCACGAACCGACGGAGCAGTTTATGAAATGCCGGACCAAGCCACAACCCCGTTTGCCGATGTGGTCCATTTCGATGCCGACCATACCGAGCTGCTCTGCGGCCCGCTTTCCGCAGAAGATCTGCAGGAAAAAATAGATCAACTGAAACCGAACCGCAACCTGTTCCTGGCATTCCGGATTGACGGAACATTTTCAAGCATGAAGGTGCGATCCGTACCCAAACAGGAAAAACCATATCCCCCTCTGGCTGATGTGGTAAAACACCAGGCCGTATTTGAATATAAAGATATTCAGGGAACGGTCCTCGGCTTCCGCTCACCTGCCTTTGTAAAAGGAATCGGCGTTCCGGGCTATCATCTTCATTTTATCTCAAAAGATCGGACAACCGGAGGACACGTGCTTGGCTTATGCCTGAACGATGCGATTCTGCAAGCCGATACCTGTAATGATTTTTTTCTAACATTGACCGATCGCGACGAATTCGGAACGCTTGACCTATCCAAAGATCGTTCACATGAACTCGAAAAGGTGGAAAAATGA
- a CDS encoding DUF6941 family protein → MIPDLQSSLICDDVRQERNGKFMLIGLFDAIHAESLPMTFAKMCLVTRWCSGEGVFTQRSRIIHPDQQTVLATGKDVQVKLPSPEAAATSVEVFMNIVFPTTGTYWVEIMLEDDMKIRYPLRVNQLERRPAKQ, encoded by the coding sequence ATGATCCCAGACCTCCAATCCAGTCTGATTTGCGACGATGTCCGACAGGAGCGTAATGGAAAGTTTATGCTGATCGGCCTGTTTGATGCCATTCACGCCGAAAGTCTGCCGATGACCTTTGCCAAGATGTGTCTAGTCACCCGATGGTGCAGCGGCGAAGGGGTTTTCACGCAGCGCTCACGCATCATCCATCCGGACCAGCAAACGGTTCTTGCGACCGGAAAAGACGTGCAGGTCAAACTGCCCTCTCCCGAAGCGGCAGCCACCAGCGTTGAAGTGTTCATGAACATCGTATTCCCAACGACCGGCACCTACTGGGTGGAAATCATGCTCGAAGACGACATGAAAATCCGTTATCCTCTACGGGTAAATCAACTGGAGCGCCGTCCAGCAAAACAATAA
- the rplU gene encoding 50S ribosomal protein L21, translated as MEAYAVIETGGKQYRVEKDTVLSVELLGVDTGETVEFDQVLAVSDGNELTVGTPVVESAKVTATVIENYRGDKIVAFKKKRRKGYRKKIGHRQELTKLKIETISA; from the coding sequence ATGGAAGCGTATGCTGTAATTGAAACAGGCGGAAAACAGTACCGTGTAGAAAAAGATACGGTCCTGAGCGTTGAGCTGTTGGGCGTCGATACGGGAGAAACCGTGGAATTCGATCAGGTTCTGGCCGTTTCCGATGGAAACGAACTGACCGTCGGAACTCCGGTTGTTGAAAGCGCCAAAGTCACCGCAACGGTCATTGAAAACTACCGCGGCGACAAAATCGTGGCCTTTAAAAAGAAACGGCGCAAAGGATACCGTAAAAAAATCGGTCATCGCCAGGAACTCACCAAGCTGAAAATCGAAACCATCAGCGCATAA
- the rpmA gene encoding 50S ribosomal protein L27, protein MAHKKGQGSSRNGRDSNAQRRGVKRFGGQTVTAGSIIVRQVGNKFVAGQNCGQGKDFTLFALKDGVVEFDKQGRRVNIREMQTA, encoded by the coding sequence ATGGCACATAAAAAGGGACAAGGATCATCTCGCAACGGCCGCGACAGTAATGCTCAACGCCGCGGAGTCAAACGCTTCGGCGGACAGACCGTTACCGCAGGCAGCATCATCGTACGTCAGGTCGGCAACAAATTCGTTGCCGGACAGAACTGCGGACAGGGTAAAGACTTCACCCTCTTCGCGCTCAAAGACGGCGTCGTTGAATTCGACAAGCAGGGCCGCCGCGTAAACATCCGCGAAATGCAGACTGCATAA